The genome window GTCACAATACGACATTTCTTTGTCGTAATGCTCATGACGATAAAACGAGAAAAAAGACTCCGGACGaaaagagtaaagaaaaaaagtatgtttccATGTGACTCACCCTCTTTGACGTGTGCAGGATTAAAACCGTTGACCAGCGCTTTGGGCGCTCCCCATTCGGTGCTGATCATCACATTGTGTCGAGGTTGGTACCAGAAGTCATATCCGAAGGGCGCTGCTTCTCCTGCGTGCTCCCAGTTACCGACCACCTCAAACGTTTCGCCGTCCAGCAGCACGAAACCACCTGCGGAGACGACATCAGGTGTAGGTATACTGCCTACTGTCCGCTGGAGGTCTAGTTTCTGAGAGGTTACGATCCAGTCCGGTGGTTTTTCTCACCTTTTCCGTTGCCGGACGGGTCTCCTATACAGCTGATCATGATCTGACCGTTGCCCAGACAGTGGGTGGTGTGAGGGTTCGCCAGGCCGCACTTCCAGTAAAGATCAACAGGCTCCACCATctgaagacacaaaaacataaccttATTTTAGAGTCACAAGGGAAGATATCGCCACGTTTCTTTTATAATGGTCATCTTTGTCcgagacagcccaaaatcgcaCCGTGTACACCGGGCTCCCTGCTCTGAGCGTCCCTCCGGAGGTCTAGATATGACGATCAAACACTCCCAAAGGACTGATTCGTCCCTCCACACGCACGCTGCACGTTTTCTCCGGAGAAGACCAAGGTGACGGCGGACAGGCGGTCTGTGATTTCCTTTAAGTTGTACTTTCAGGActtctcctaaaatcctacaaatgtcctaaaatcagaggaATTATctttaatcctagaaacatgcagAGGCGAGGCGAGTATCCTTGCTTTAGTGACAATAACAGCTCAAAGTGAGAATTTTGGGGGCTAAAATTGTCTTTGGGTGTTGGTGGGCAGGTGGAGCCCCCGTGTCCGTGCCTAGAACTGACCTCGGCGTAAACGAAAATTATTACAACATCACATCGTCCTGGATTACTGCAGTCTTTCTGGCAGAAGACTTCGGCCAGACTCGAAGAGCAGGACGGGACATACTCAAACTCCTTCACTCGGGAGAGGAATTCAACCCGAGGGAAATAATCAATCATGTTTGTGCGAAAGCTCATGAGCTCAGACTCGGAGGTAATGACTCACATCCTGTTGAGCCGCAAACCGTCTAAAAAGCAGCGTCACCTTTTAAAGGTAGATTAAAGTCTCTGAGGAGAGCTTACTGTTTAATAACAAAACCGTGACTCAGCAAAGTGACCAACGTGAGTGTTCTCGTTATTTCACCGGGCTGACCGAAGCCAGCACAGCAGCGTTTCTCATTTCCCACATCGTCGACTCGGTCTCTCAAATATGTTAAGTGtgttaaaaaacagctgtgcGAGTGTTTATCGCGCAGTCTGAACTCAGGAtgaacctcctcctcctcctcatcctcctcaggACAATAGaccctgctcttcctcctccgtGTCAGCTCGGCTCCAGCTTCTGCACTTTCTCTGAATCTAAagaaaacagctgctgtttttataaGGCAAGGTCAGGGTCGAATTAACCCTCCACGAGGCCCCGGAGAACTCATTTTCCCATCTCTCCGAACACCCGGGGCCCCTCTGCCGGAGCCTAAACATTTCTGAGTGCTGCTCGTACTTTGTGAATCCGCGGCGCTCTGGGGTTCGTCCCCACGTCGATCACGTAGACTCTGGAGGAGATGAGCGACGGGAGGATCAGGCGGTTTCTCTTCTTGGAGG of Plectropomus leopardus isolate mb unplaced genomic scaffold, YSFRI_Pleo_2.0 unplaced_scaffold26015, whole genome shotgun sequence contains these proteins:
- the LOC121966827 gene encoding methanethiol oxidase-like, which encodes MPNLRDELHHSGWNACSSCFGDASKKRNRLILPSLISSRVYVIDVGTNPRAPRIHKMVEPVDLYWKCGLANPHTTHCLGNGQIMISCIGDPSGNGKGGFVLLDGETFEVVGNWEHAGEAAPFGYDFWYQPRHNVMISTEWGAPKALVNGFNPAHVKEGESHGNILFFFTLFVRSLFSRFIVMSITTKKCRIVTLEVIDSDFSQTQIAATWVEVLHRADGT